Proteins from one Oscillatoria sp. FACHB-1407 genomic window:
- a CDS encoding GNAT family N-acetyltransferase, with translation MLNVHIRRSQPSDLDKILEVQATALRKLSITYNSTQVESLVQSQANARSAGDEIGVVAEYEGEIIGFAAIMTSKPSIAGVYVDPKHIRQGVGTQLLEAIEQIGMGRGDKTFDVMSSLATVDFYQARGYQILWKTGFYSEGKHWIRCVNLEKKLTGTPKVNEKQRVDAPNLERERRFGISTQRRSKQFYPAMHVIKTVGAWVFILALAAFLLYVVLTLISRLL, from the coding sequence ATGTTGAACGTTCACATTCGGCGATCGCAACCCAGTGATTTAGACAAGATTCTTGAAGTCCAAGCGACTGCCCTGAGAAAACTGTCAATCACCTACAATTCAACGCAGGTAGAGTCTCTGGTGCAGAGCCAAGCCAATGCTCGATCCGCCGGAGATGAGATTGGCGTGGTCGCTGAATATGAGGGAGAAATCATTGGATTCGCAGCAATTATGACATCGAAACCCAGCATCGCTGGCGTATACGTTGATCCGAAGCACATCCGGCAGGGAGTCGGAACCCAACTGCTAGAGGCGATCGAACAAATCGGCATGGGGCGGGGGGACAAAACATTTGACGTTATGTCGTCTCTAGCAACCGTGGATTTTTATCAAGCCAGAGGCTATCAAATCCTTTGGAAAACGGGCTTCTACTCGGAAGGGAAACACTGGATACGCTGCGTCAATCTAGAGAAAAAACTCACTGGAACGCCCAAGGTTAACGAGAAGCAACGGGTTGATGCCCCCAATCTTGAACGAGAGCGGCGGTTTGGCATCTCAACTCAACGGCGATCGAAGCAGTTCTATCCCGCAATGCATGTGATCAAAACCGTAGGGGCTTGGGTTTTCATCCTGGCACTCGCTGCTTTTCTGCTCTACGTTGTCCTTACGCTTATCAGTCGGTTGTTATAG